A segment of the Sulfurovum indicum genome:
AAACCAGGATGATGAACCAAAGTTTTTATGTTCTTCTACCATAGAGTAAGTAGTTACATCCGTGTTTATACTCTCACTCAAGCCTATAAAGCCGCCTTTTATCTCAAATGTACCCTTGCCTGTCTGTATCTCTCCGGCATACAGTGAACCGGCAAGTAAACCAGCCAAACTGATTTTAAAAATTTTATTTTTCATATGTTTCCTTGTTTTTGTATAATGGAGGGGGATATAGGTAAGCGGTTCCCTCTTTGAAAAATTCTGATTTCACAAAAGATGTTCGCTCTTCCCGTCGTTTCTGTAAGCGAAAGCAAACGGGAGAAGAACGGAAGTCAGTGGACTTGACACTCTTATGCTCGTTTATTCTTTTATTTGTAAGTTTGTTTTTAAAACTATCCCAGGTCTCCGCCGAATGCACAACCTTCGATCTTCGCAACACGTTCTGCATGGCGGCCGCCCTCGAATTCTGTGTTGGCAAAAGCTTCTATCATATCTGCAATGACTCCTTTGCCTACGACACGTTCTCCAAAACAGAGAATGTTCGCATCATTGTGCAGGCGTGTGAATTTTGCAGTGTAGTGGTCATGACAGAGTGCTGCACGGATACCCGGCACTTTGTTCGCAGAGATACTTATGCCTATACCTGTGCCGCAGATGAGGATGCCGAAGCTTCCTTTGTCTTCGAGTACAGCTTGGGCACATTTTTTGGCATAGTCAGGGTAGTCGACCCTGTCAGCACTGTCGGGGCCCAGGTCAATGATCTCATGTCCAAGATCGGTGACAACCTCCTTGACATAAGCTTTAATGGCATATCCTGCATGGTCAGTAGCAATGTAGAATTTCATAGATATCCTTTCATTAATTGAGTAAGAGTTTTGCGATCCAGCCTACCGGTGCAAACAGAAGGGCTGAGAGTGGAGTAAATAAGACTGCGATCAGAATAAACATACCGTAAGGATATATTTTATCATAAAAAGCGACAACACCTTTCATATTCCATCCTGCTGCAAGGTAGCGAACAGCCTGCGCACCGTCAAGTGGCGGGATAGGCCAGAGGTTGAATACTCCCAGCAGAATATTGATGATGAAAGTCTGATAGACAAAGAGCGCAATGAATGCTTCAGGCAGTGACTGCGGATGCAGAAGTAAAGGCAAAACGACAGCACAGAGGGCAGCCAGGACAAAGTTATAGGTGATCCCGGCAAGAGAGACGGCTACAGCTGCATTGGTTCCTCCGTTACGGATGACTGTCCCTATATTGATCGGTACAGGTTTTGCCCATCCGAAGATAAAAGGGGCGCCGCTGAAGTAGAGTACAGCAGGAACAAGAAGCGTACCTATAGGATCGACATGGATAAGAGGGTTGATGCTCAGACGTCCCTGTGATTTTGCAGTGTTGTCACCATATTTGTAGGCAACCCATCCGTGCATGATCTCATGTCCGACAATAGCAACGACCAGTGCAGCAATTGTTGCTGCAAGTTTGATGATATCTGCTTCACTCATTGGATAGGCTGTTCTGTCTGCATGGTCTCGATACGTCTTCCTACACGTCCCCATCGGACCGTATAGCGTTGTCTGTTCCAGAGTGTTTCACACTCTTTGGAGTCGATAGGCAGATCACCGCAGACGCGTTTGAGTCCG
Coding sequences within it:
- the rpiB gene encoding ribose 5-phosphate isomerase B, encoding MKFYIATDHAGYAIKAYVKEVVTDLGHEIIDLGPDSADRVDYPDYAKKCAQAVLEDKGSFGILICGTGIGISISANKVPGIRAALCHDHYTAKFTRLHNDANILCFGERVVGKGVIADMIEAFANTEFEGGRHAERVAKIEGCAFGGDLG
- a CDS encoding site-2 protease family protein, which encodes MSEADIIKLAATIAALVVAIVGHEIMHGWVAYKYGDNTAKSQGRLSINPLIHVDPIGTLLVPAVLYFSGAPFIFGWAKPVPINIGTVIRNGGTNAAVAVSLAGITYNFVLAALCAVVLPLLLHPQSLPEAFIALFVYQTFIINILLGVFNLWPIPPLDGAQAVRYLAAGWNMKGVVAFYDKIYPYGMFILIAVLFTPLSALLFAPVGWIAKLLLN